Proteins found in one Salvia splendens isolate huo1 chromosome 10, SspV2, whole genome shotgun sequence genomic segment:
- the LOC121753333 gene encoding uncharacterized protein LOC121753333, which translates to MFELMAFSEVKYEWQCSVNVANFVTVRPSSEGDDKTNEFKVWKKQMIFLLESQGVMGFVNGEIVAPTGFASFEQYSLWSRTDRLVKGWILGSIGTDVLHQLQGCETARDVWLQLLDKIFKQEDEEEEEMTGDEYDRYLPLYQAIMRDNWQSTKHNFPDINDLCTTFISSRLDTILHIAVLTGNANDLVIKMVEIIPPEALALMDSKGETALHKAAKVGNTAAATALVDRNPNLLHVMNNYNELPVVIAAGNYQKKTLEYWILQHETNSSNHPSIFLGQIGIRVLNAIISSEYFDIALDLTLKYPNVAQMVDYETGNYALSIIAQNDSLFSRTGAFTWWQQFVYHCISVKTNSEAETGRTTHDVTHDIESSNNHGAAHRMYLFHIISRVWKKLEDMIWYVTENLVPKVKELKEKKSARAQALQLAKHLCDQIRILPGNKANPIFAKSLQKAAFYGISELVEMIMDICPWAILYRDTEGRDMFMLAATYRFENVINLLYNMNDSKYLFWGISDNQKNNLMHICGKLSPSDRLNLVAGPALQMQRELQWFKEMENIVPAPRRTCRNDEDQTPQMIFTKEHEKLKEAGEKWMKDTANACTIVAALIATVMFAAAFTVPGGIEEASGKPLLSNKPPFMLFAVSDSISLFTDGVRTKQAQ; encoded by the exons ATGTTTGAATTAATGGCTTTTTCAGAAGTGAAATATGAATGGCAGTGTAGTGTGAACGTAGCAAACTTTGTGACAGTGCGGCCGAGCAGTGAGGGAGATGATAAAACAAACGAATTCAAAGTCTGGAAAAAGCAGATGATTTTCCTTCTAGAGAGCCAGGGTGTGATGGGGTTCGTCAACGGTGAAATTGTGGCACCGACGGGCTTCGCCAGCTTTGAGCAGTACTCTTTGTGGAGCAGAACGGATAGACTTGTCAAAGGATGGATTCTTGGATCGATCGGAACAGACGTGCTTCACCAACTGCAGGGTTGTGAAACTGCAAGGGACGTATGGCTACAATTACTAGACAAAATTTTCAAAcaagaagacgaagaagaagaagaaatgacCG GTGACGAGTATGACAGATATTTGCCACTATACCAGGCAATAATGAGAGATAACTGGCAGTCCACTAAGCATAACTTCCCAGACATAAACGACCTATGCACCACCTTTATATCTTCACGTTTGGATACAATTCTGCACATAGCCGTTTTGACAGGAAATGCAAACGATTTAGTGATCAAGATGGTGGAAATAATACCACCAGAGGCGCTGGCCCTCATGGATTCCAAAGGGGAAACTGCCTTACACAAAGCTGCCAAGGTTGGAAATACAGCAgcagcaactgctttggttgacAGAAATCCAAATTTACTGCATGTTATGAACAATTATAATGAGTTGCCAGTGGTCATAGCAGCTGGAAATTACCAAAAGAAAACGTTAGAATATTGGATATTGCAGCACGAGACCAACTCCAGCAATCACCCTTCTATATTTCTGGGTCAAATTGGAATCAGGGTCTTGAATGCAATAATATCTTCCGAATATTTTG ATATTGCATTGGATTTGACTCTCAAATACCCAAATGTGGCTCAAATGGTAGATTATGAGACCGGTAATTACGCACTATCAATCATTGCTCAGAACGACTCCTTATTCTCAAGGACAGGAGCTTTCACCTGGTGGCAACAGTTTGTTTACCATT GTATTAGTGTAAAAACCAATTCTGAAGCGGAAACTGGTCGCACGACACATGATGTAACCCATGACATTGAAAGTTCAAATAACCATGGTGCAGCGCATAGGATGTACTTGTTTCACATTATCTCTCGAG TATGGAAGAAGTTGGAAGACATGATTTGGTATGTCACCGAAAATTTAG TGCCTAAAGTGAAGGAGCTGAAGGAGAAGAAATCAGCGCGTGCACAAGCACTACAACTAGCGAAGCACTTGTGCGACCAAATAAGAATTTTGCCTGGAAATAAGGCTAATCCGATATTTGCGAAATCTTTACAAAAGGCTGCATTCTATGGGATTAGTGAGCTTGTGGAAATGATAATGGACATATGCCCTTGGGCTATTTTATATCGCGATACTGAAGGCAGGGATATGTTTATGCTGGCAGCGACCTATCGCTTTGAAAATGTTATCAACCTCTTATATAATATGAACGACAGCAAATATTTATTTTGGGGCATCAGCGACAATCAGAAAAACAATTTAATGCACATATGTGGAAAATTATCCCCATCTGACAGGCTCAATCTTGTAGCTGGTCCTGCTCTACAAATGCAGCGTGAATTGCAGTGGTTTAAG GAGATGGAAAATATTGTCCCTGCTCCACGCAGAACATGTCGCAATGACGAAGACCAAACTCCACAGATGATATTCACAAAGGAGCACGAAAAGCTAAAAGAAGCTGGAGAGAAGTGGATGAAAGACACAGCTAATGCATGCACCATCGTGGCAGCACTAATTGCAACAGTCATGTTCGCTGCAGCTTTCACTGTTCCTGGTGGGATTGAAGAAGCATCCGGCAAGCCACTTCTGTCAAACAAACCTCCATTCATGTTGTTTGCAGTGTCGGATTCCATATCCTTGTTcactgatggggtacgtactaaacaagcccaatag